The genomic segment CTAGAAAAATATTTCAAGGTAAATtctatgtatatatttttaacacTAAAAAAAATCAGGACTGGACTTTCTTTTATAGCTCTAGCAGATGATTCTGGCATAACTGAAAGTTATGCTTCAaaaatattttcgaaatctgttccatttataagtaaatatttaagaaaatgtaTAATACAACCTCAGGTTTCATTCGTGAAATCAATCAGGACTGGACTTTCTTTTATAGCTCTAGCAGATGATTCTGGCATAACTGAAAGTTATGCTTCAaaaatattttcgaaatctgttccaattataagtaaatatttaagaaaatgtaTAATACAACCTCAGGTTTCATTCGTGAAATCAGGACTGGACTTTCTTTTATAGCTCTAGCAGATGATTCTGGCATAACTGAAAGTTATGCTTCAAAAATATTTTCGAAATATGTTCCAATTATaagtaaatattaaagaaaatgtaTAATACAACCTCAGGTTTCATTCGTGAAATCAAATTTACAATATCTTTTCGAGCTCAATATTGTAATGTTTATTGTATAATTGATTGTTTAGAAATAGAGATAGAGAAACCAACAGATGCAGTGAAACAATCTTTAACATGGTcagaatataaaaaatgtaatacacttaaatatttaatatgttgCACTCCTGATGGTATCATAAATTATATATCTACAGCATTTGGGGGTCGTACATCTGATGCTGTCATTGCAGAACATAgtggttttttaaatattttacctcCAAAAGTTGCTGTTATGGCAGATAGTGGATTTAAACATATTGACCATTTACTTATGTCTAAAGGTTGTGTCCTAATTAGGCCACCGAGTGTCTCTGTATGTACAAAACCTAGTAAAGATGAGGTATTTGAGACCAAACGAATAGCTAGCTTGAGAATTCATGTGGAAAGACTTATTCGTAGATTGAGAGAATTTTCATTTTTAGCACCACATGCATGTATTGATAAGAAATTGTTGTGTTATTCAGATAATATTATCAAAATAGTGTGTGGATTAATCAACTTGCAATCAGGAATAATTTCAGGACGGTAACTTTTTGTAGGTTTTACTTTTATACTTTATAGGTAgttatttagttttagaaaaacattttagaatgtttttaaGAAAATGGTTGGTAAAAACCTGATATTTCATCTTATTactatttgcaatatatattatgttcaataaaatataagcAATAAATGTATGCAAGtaacatttattttgttttatttcacaATTAGGTACACCAGATTCCCAAGTGCATCTATCTAGGGATTGGTCAAGGTCAAACACAGTAAAAgtgatttaataaaaacaaatcaaactAATATCCTCGTGCAAGTGGTTTTATTAATCATACCTTAGTTATAGGTACATATCTacattatactttatatatttatatttcatatagatagatagatagatctttatttaaatagaaaaccTATTATACATACAATATAAAGAAAGTACACTATAAATGTTTGATACATATATATTGTGTAagtaacattttgaaattattgagactagtaggtacatttttttacagatgttgttaactgattaaatttaaggaagattttaaaaaagagcAAATTCTTCGTACTCTTATACATAGTCTTAGTTACATATATGTCATCCAAACCTCGGGTATTATAAGAATGAATACTTTTGTTGAAAGAAATGAATCGTTCAAAATATTCAGGTGATAAGTCTATTTTCAACAGAGAACCAATTTAGAGTATTTAACATCCTCCCAATTGGGGTATGTTAAATAAGATTGATGAGCAATAGTCAAAATGAGGTTGAATAATTGTgtaagtttttttgatatttttttatgaatgtaCTCGAAGTGACTTAAAATTCAGAATATTGTCAAGCtggaatcccaaatatttaactgttgtgacaatttcaattttttcattattaatatttaaatttatgatttcagatatatatatatatatatatatatatatatatatatatatatatatatatatatatatatatatatatatatatatatatatatatatatatatatatatatatttatgtttggtAGTTAAAACCATTGCCTTTGTTTTTTTCACATTCAACTTcagtttattcattttttaatatttattaaccaTATCTAAAATAGTGTTCATTTTTTGAATACCTACATCAAAATTTTCATCACTACAACAGATTAGAGTATCATCGGcaaaaagattaataaattgacaaattacaaaaatatcgaTATCATTAATGTACAGAATAAATAAACGAGTGCCTAATACGCTACCTTGAGGAATCCCTGTATTACTATCCATTTCACATGACAATTGCTCTTTAAATCGAACTTTCTGTTCGCGATcttgtaaataattttctaacCACGCAATTACTGTACCACCTATACCATACTGTTTAAGTTTAGAAATCATTATTGTCCTGTCAATGGTTTCAAAAGctctttttaaatcaagaaaTACACCACAACTACGtacttatttttatctaaattactctttatgtgacataatgtaacttgTAACACTGATTCACAAGAGAATTGTTTTTGAAAACCTGATTGATTattaattaagattttatttttgttacatgttctaataattgttgatAAACAgcaatttctaatattttctctatAGTAGGTAAAGTATTGATTGGTCGGAATTCTTCAGCTTTGATAGTGttgggtattttttttaataggggTGATAGtacttatttttaatacatcagGAATTCTACCCGTAGTAAGAgatgtattaattaaatttaacataACGTGCCCAATGGTTTCAAAAACTTCGTTTACCATTCTGCAATTTAACGTTTCATGTAGTGAGAATTTATTATCTAAATTGCCAATAATTTTTCACAAATCCTGCATAGAGATctcttaaaatttttcaaaatttaaatatagatTACTATTTACATTACACCATGTTTCAGAATTATCAATACTTTGAACAATGCTTTCAAATAAAATACTCATTAAAACTGCTAGATATTTCTACGCTGTTTGTTAACTGTTTTAGGCCAGTAGTAGTTTCAAAGGTTACCGTGTTTGGCATTTCTTGACTATTAtcattgattaattttttttaagttttccacatttatttttaattgtttctatACCTGTCTATTTTGTTAAAATAGAACCTCTCATTTCTAAACATAGTCACTACCTCATTTCTATGTCTCTTAAAAACCTGCCATTTATGTTGCTTTTCAATGACatcaatacattttttaaaatctttataagCCCTATCATatcatttaatttgtttaaatacgTTATAATCAAACCAAGGTAATTTTGATTAAAACTGGCATGTTACAATTGATATTATGCCATTGATTACATTTTCacaattttgcaaaatttacTGGTAAATGATATTAACATCAACAGAATTTAAATTAAAGTGACAAATGATAAGATTAGTTTTGATTTTATCTAAGTTTTGATTACATAAATTTCTAAACTTGGATATATTACCATTAGATatattataactattattattGGAGATATTTACTGAAATAACGAAATGATCAGTAATTTTTTGACAATCGTGAACCCAAGCACTTATATTATTTTGATTAGAAAGTACATAATCTACCAAAGTTTTACTAGTGTCAGTAATACGGGTAGGATCACTAATATATTGTTTTATCCCATAAgccgaaaacaattttttaccaTAGAAATTACAAGCCAAAAAGtcaatattaaaatcaccaactaACACACAACGGTAGTTTGTAGTAAATGAGGCTTCACATATTTATACAGCACAAATAGATTCACTTGGTATTTGAGATTTGGATGTGCACTGTTGTTGACGTTCGGTTTTTCCTTACTTTCTGAATTTTATTTTGGTACCATGAAGGCATTTTACTTGGCGAGAcgttaccaaaataaaatttaaaaaatttggaaaaactgAATGTCAACACCAGTTCGCATCCAAATGTTAAATACAAAGTGAAACTGATCGtgctgtatataaatatattatcattTTTTGAATGAGTTACATAAATgtgtaaatatattatattgcCAGAAGTTTTCTGCAGCATCCATTAACATCTTTATGTATTCTTGATCATATGGTACCcatatatcaaaaaattttaaattttcctcAAAATCAGGATCTGCAACACAAAATAATGCTTTTTGTTTCTTACATAGAAACATCTGTAGCTGCACTTGAGCTTTATATTTTGCtgtaatttccatattttttgttaaatagttaCAAATAGTTTTCTCAGATTGAGGACATTTTATTTCAACTACAAATTCTTCAGATATAGCATCTGGAGAAGCCCCAAATATTGGATGCCTGTGATTTAATTGTAACCCAATATGACTgagttttatctttattttttttttctaaagctTTAATTACAGCGTCCTCAAGCCTTTTTCCTCGAGACATGGCTTCTGTAGCAGGAAGTTTGGTTACACCAAGTATTTGGTTAAACAGGAAACCATCTGATTTTTTGCAGTGTGCTGCATCATAAATCTTTGATGCAGTTATTCTTGCATATTGCAGGTCAAACCATAAACCGGAATTAGACTGTTCAATGGTTATTGCTGCAGCTTCAGAACATAGTTGGGGATCCATTTCCTGATAACAGAATTCTAGAAATTCTGAAAAATTTAGTGCCATTTTGGAAAAATCATTTCTgctaacaaaatttaacattgatTGATATAGTCCAAGATGTTGCAAAATTCTGTTAGGCTTGAAGTGTTTCAATAGCTGACTCTCAACATTATGTTCTAGTCCTTGGTTCACAACTTCCTGTAAAAAAAGTGAGCTTTCTTCATCTGAGCTCAGTTCTTCTTGTGCTCCAAAATCCTTCAAAGTTAGGTATTTAACTGAAGTTCCAACTTTGGAAAGTTTATTCTTTGCCCAGTAACAAGCAACTTCAGTTGGAGAAGGTTCTTCACTCCTTCTGTGAAGCCACATCAAGAGTGCTATGGAATGCTTACACCCACCTAAAACAAAGTAAATGCTATACTTATAAATTATACCCAAAATTAATATCATTTCATAGTATGTATTTGCTATCCTTTACGTTCCATATTACAATTAGATTGGAAGCATTTAAAATGTGGACATATTGAAgaatttcctggatagacagaatAACCCATGAAGAAGCACTCAGAAAAATAGAGATCAagcagggagatactggattccatcaaaataagaaaactgcaatacttgggtcatactTATAACAGCAGGTGGTGACAGATATGAACTCCTAAAATTAATAATGcggggaaagattcaaggaagatgcagcataggaagaaaaaaattgtcctggctGAGAAATCTCAAAGAATGGATTGGATGCAGCTCAAATGAACTCTTTTGGGCTGTATAGTGCCAAAAGTTAGAATAGGCAATGATGATGGCCAACCTTCATCGCGGAGATGGCATGTAAAGAAGACATTCCATAAACATAAACAGTTTTTAAATAGCATCAA from the Diabrotica undecimpunctata isolate CICGRU chromosome 1, icDiaUnde3, whole genome shotgun sequence genome contains:
- the LOC140451649 gene encoding uncharacterized protein yields the protein MKTQYAVTCNIDEECEKVLNIQCHDCAASSGGCKHSIALLMWLHRRSEEPSPTEVACYWAKNKLSKVGTSVKYLTLKDFGAQEELSSDEESSLFLQEVVNQGLEHNVESQLLKHFKPNRILQHLGLYQSMLNFVSRNDFSKMALNFSEFLEFCYQEMDPQLCSEAAAITIEQSNSGLWFDLQYARITASKIYDAAHCKKSDGFLFNQILGVTKLPATEAMSRGKRLEDAVIKALEKKNKDKTQSYWVTIKSQASNIWGFSRCYI